One genomic region from Oncorhynchus keta strain PuntledgeMale-10-30-2019 chromosome 33, Oket_V2, whole genome shotgun sequence encodes:
- the LOC118366209 gene encoding transmembrane protein 209-like isoform X2, which yields MSTLIDRTMRMRREEQARQVVLAWAVLNVSLAGMIYTEMSGKLLRLYFSISYWPIWYIELAFASVFSLNALFDFWKYFKYTMAPSTIAVTPEQHRLLGLRNSSIQASPPLKQEKQEAQAPAQSSPLQGQSVLSFSPSKPASTSPKFSPSCVPGYSPLLSSPSTPGSGGHFSPSLAFGKLNFSPPSSYPSSIGPVDGTSLRARYRTSPSVFNCPGGKEDYMESLKTLDRFLRTEEEKSHRSQLGSPESVSPSHSPTFWNYSRSVGDYAQSLRKFQYQPACRSQAPSASKDETDLGSKQAAEEVWARITTSRLVVDSIDSWTAKLRNWINDTILVPLVKEMDSVNGQLRRMGCSELQIGEASIASLKQAAVLKASVIPTMPAIVQYLDITPNQEYLVERIKELAHSGCMSSFRWNRGGDLKARKWDTDLPSDCAILMHVLCTYLDSRLPPHPKYPDGKTFTSQHFTQTPDKPDVTNENLFCVHQSSTNPPHYQLIYQGHVYSLPKGRNNLFHTVLMFLFVIKTKESGMLGRVNLGLSGVNILWIFGD from the exons ACTTCAGCATCTCTTACTGGCCTATCTGGTACATAG AGCTGGCCTTCGCCTCAGTCTTCAGCCTTAACGCCCTGTTTGACTTCTGGAAGTACTTCAAGTACACCATGGCCCCCTCTACCATTGCTGTTACCCCTGAACAGCACCGTCTTCTTGGCCTCAGAAACTCAA GTATCCAGGCATCACCCCCGCTGAAGCAAGAAAAGCAGGAGGCTCAAGCCCCGGCTCAGTCGTCACCCCTCCAGGGTCAGAGTGTGCTCAGCTTCAGTCCCTCCAAGCCGGCCAGCACCAGCCCCAAGTTCTCCCCCAGCTGTGTTCCCGGATACAGCCCCCTATTGAGCAGCCCGTCCACCCCGGGCAGCGGGGGACACTTCTCCCCCTCCCTGGCCTTTGGGAAG TTGAACTTCAGCCCCCCCTCATCCTACCCCAGCAGCATTGGCCCAGTGGATGGCACCAGCCTGAGGGCACGCTATCGTACCTCTCCCTCCGTGTTCAACTGCCCCGGGGGCAAGGAGGACTACATGGAGTCCCTGAAGACCCTGGACAGGTTCCTCCGCACCGAGGAGGAGAAGAGCCACCGCAGTCAGTTAG GGAGCCCAGAGTCTGTGTCACCCTCCCACAGCCCGACGTTCTGGAACTATAGCCGCTCGGTGGGGGATTACGCCCAGAGCCTGCGGAAGTTCCAGTACCAGCCGGCCTGCCGTTCCCAGGCCCCCTCAGCCAGCAAGGACGAGACAGACCTGGGCTCCAAACAGGCTGCAGAGGAG GTTTGGGCCAGAATCACAACCAGTCGTCTCGTGGTGGACAGCATAGACAGCTGGACGGCCAAGCTCAGAAAT tgGATAAATGACACCATTCTAGTGCCACTTGTGAAGGAGATGGACTCAGTAAATGGCCAGCTAAGGAGAATGGGCTGCTCTGAGCTCCAAATTGGAG AAGCCAGTATAGCCAGTCTAAAACAGGCTGCTGTTTTGAAGGCTTCAGTCATCCCCACCATGCCTGCTATTGTGCAGTACCTGGACATCACCCCTAATCAAGAGTATCTAGTGGAGAGGATCAAAG AGCTGGCCCATAGTGGCTGCATGAGTTCTTTCCGCTGGAACAGGGGCGGGGATCTCAAAGCCAGGAAGTGGGACACAGACCTTCCTTCAGACTGTGCT ATCCTCATGCATGTGCTGTGCACATACCTGGACTCTCGCCTCCCGCCTCACCCCAAGTACCCCGATGGAAAGACCTTCACCTCGCAGCACTTCACCCAGACGCCAGACAAACCAG ACGTGACGAATGAAAACCTCTTCTGCGTTCACCAAAGTAGCACCAATCCCCCGCACTACCAACTTATCTACCAGGGCCATGTCTACAGCCTGCCCAAG GGAAGGAACAACCTGTTCCACACAGTTCTCATGTTCCTCTTCGTCATCAAAACCAAGGAGTCTGGGATGCTGGG GAGAGTAAATCTGGGCCTTTCAGGCGTGAACATCCTGTGGATTTTTGGGGACTGA
- the LOC118366209 gene encoding transmembrane protein 209-like isoform X1, with protein sequence MSPMKQEGMSTLIDRTMRMRREEQARQVVLAWAVLNVSLAGMIYTEMSGKLLRLYFSISYWPIWYIELAFASVFSLNALFDFWKYFKYTMAPSTIAVTPEQHRLLGLRNSSIQASPPLKQEKQEAQAPAQSSPLQGQSVLSFSPSKPASTSPKFSPSCVPGYSPLLSSPSTPGSGGHFSPSLAFGKLNFSPPSSYPSSIGPVDGTSLRARYRTSPSVFNCPGGKEDYMESLKTLDRFLRTEEEKSHRSQLGSPESVSPSHSPTFWNYSRSVGDYAQSLRKFQYQPACRSQAPSASKDETDLGSKQAAEEVWARITTSRLVVDSIDSWTAKLRNWINDTILVPLVKEMDSVNGQLRRMGCSELQIGEASIASLKQAAVLKASVIPTMPAIVQYLDITPNQEYLVERIKELAHSGCMSSFRWNRGGDLKARKWDTDLPSDCAILMHVLCTYLDSRLPPHPKYPDGKTFTSQHFTQTPDKPDVTNENLFCVHQSSTNPPHYQLIYQGHVYSLPKGRNNLFHTVLMFLFVIKTKESGMLGRVNLGLSGVNILWIFGD encoded by the exons ACTTCAGCATCTCTTACTGGCCTATCTGGTACATAG AGCTGGCCTTCGCCTCAGTCTTCAGCCTTAACGCCCTGTTTGACTTCTGGAAGTACTTCAAGTACACCATGGCCCCCTCTACCATTGCTGTTACCCCTGAACAGCACCGTCTTCTTGGCCTCAGAAACTCAA GTATCCAGGCATCACCCCCGCTGAAGCAAGAAAAGCAGGAGGCTCAAGCCCCGGCTCAGTCGTCACCCCTCCAGGGTCAGAGTGTGCTCAGCTTCAGTCCCTCCAAGCCGGCCAGCACCAGCCCCAAGTTCTCCCCCAGCTGTGTTCCCGGATACAGCCCCCTATTGAGCAGCCCGTCCACCCCGGGCAGCGGGGGACACTTCTCCCCCTCCCTGGCCTTTGGGAAG TTGAACTTCAGCCCCCCCTCATCCTACCCCAGCAGCATTGGCCCAGTGGATGGCACCAGCCTGAGGGCACGCTATCGTACCTCTCCCTCCGTGTTCAACTGCCCCGGGGGCAAGGAGGACTACATGGAGTCCCTGAAGACCCTGGACAGGTTCCTCCGCACCGAGGAGGAGAAGAGCCACCGCAGTCAGTTAG GGAGCCCAGAGTCTGTGTCACCCTCCCACAGCCCGACGTTCTGGAACTATAGCCGCTCGGTGGGGGATTACGCCCAGAGCCTGCGGAAGTTCCAGTACCAGCCGGCCTGCCGTTCCCAGGCCCCCTCAGCCAGCAAGGACGAGACAGACCTGGGCTCCAAACAGGCTGCAGAGGAG GTTTGGGCCAGAATCACAACCAGTCGTCTCGTGGTGGACAGCATAGACAGCTGGACGGCCAAGCTCAGAAAT tgGATAAATGACACCATTCTAGTGCCACTTGTGAAGGAGATGGACTCAGTAAATGGCCAGCTAAGGAGAATGGGCTGCTCTGAGCTCCAAATTGGAG AAGCCAGTATAGCCAGTCTAAAACAGGCTGCTGTTTTGAAGGCTTCAGTCATCCCCACCATGCCTGCTATTGTGCAGTACCTGGACATCACCCCTAATCAAGAGTATCTAGTGGAGAGGATCAAAG AGCTGGCCCATAGTGGCTGCATGAGTTCTTTCCGCTGGAACAGGGGCGGGGATCTCAAAGCCAGGAAGTGGGACACAGACCTTCCTTCAGACTGTGCT ATCCTCATGCATGTGCTGTGCACATACCTGGACTCTCGCCTCCCGCCTCACCCCAAGTACCCCGATGGAAAGACCTTCACCTCGCAGCACTTCACCCAGACGCCAGACAAACCAG ACGTGACGAATGAAAACCTCTTCTGCGTTCACCAAAGTAGCACCAATCCCCCGCACTACCAACTTATCTACCAGGGCCATGTCTACAGCCTGCCCAAG GGAAGGAACAACCTGTTCCACACAGTTCTCATGTTCCTCTTCGTCATCAAAACCAAGGAGTCTGGGATGCTGGG GAGAGTAAATCTGGGCCTTTCAGGCGTGAACATCCTGTGGATTTTTGGGGACTGA